The proteins below are encoded in one region of Pontibacter deserti:
- a CDS encoding trans-sulfuration enzyme family protein — translation MPHIKPKATPIFQTSVFTFDDVNELELYFEQPGQRYMYSRYANPNSDELANEVNKLEGGVGAVVTSSGMSAILAAILAVCKAGDHVLCAEEIYGGSSSLLTQELSRIGIEVTYVPSEATYTFDELVQPNTRLFLAETMSNPLLMVFDLKQLAEQTKKHQIKLVIDNTFATPVLTKPLGLGADIVIHSVTKYLSGHSDVTAGVVVCQTEEDLQRVQKVMMTYGLNLSPFESWLAARGLKTLRLRMKQHCSNAQTIAEYLQQHPKVEQVWYPGLPQHPQHELTKNQGKGMFGGMLSFRIKDDTEAVNRFMQGLEQIPFAPSLAGVSTSISYPLGTSHRALSPEQQKKIGITTGVIRLSVGIEEPEELLADLERGLSKV, via the coding sequence ATGCCGCACATAAAACCTAAAGCTACGCCCATTTTCCAGACCTCTGTTTTTACGTTTGATGACGTGAACGAGCTGGAGCTATACTTTGAACAGCCGGGACAACGCTACATGTATTCGCGCTATGCAAACCCTAATTCAGATGAGCTGGCAAATGAGGTTAATAAGCTGGAAGGTGGAGTAGGAGCAGTGGTTACTTCCTCGGGGATGTCGGCTATACTGGCAGCTATACTTGCAGTTTGTAAGGCTGGCGACCATGTGTTGTGTGCAGAAGAAATATATGGCGGATCATCATCTCTGCTAACACAGGAGTTGAGCCGTATTGGCATTGAGGTAACTTATGTACCGTCGGAGGCTACCTATACTTTTGATGAACTGGTACAGCCAAATACGCGACTGTTCTTAGCTGAGACTATGAGCAACCCGCTGCTGATGGTGTTTGATCTGAAACAACTAGCTGAGCAGACGAAGAAGCATCAGATTAAATTAGTTATTGATAACACCTTTGCCACCCCTGTACTTACCAAGCCACTTGGCTTAGGGGCAGATATCGTGATCCATAGTGTAACCAAATACTTGTCTGGGCACAGCGATGTAACAGCGGGTGTGGTAGTATGCCAGACGGAGGAGGACCTGCAGCGTGTGCAGAAAGTTATGATGACCTATGGCCTGAACCTAAGCCCTTTTGAGAGTTGGCTGGCTGCACGTGGCTTAAAAACGTTACGTCTGCGTATGAAGCAGCACTGCAGCAATGCCCAAACTATAGCTGAGTACCTGCAGCAACACCCAAAAGTAGAGCAGGTATGGTACCCGGGGCTTCCACAGCATCCGCAGCATGAGTTAACTAAAAACCAGGGTAAAGGCATGTTCGGAGGAATGCTCAGTTTCCGGATTAAGGATGACACGGAGGCTGTGAACAGGTTTATGCAAGGGTTGGAGCAGATACCTTTTGCACCATCGCTGGCAGGGGTAAGTACTTCTATTTCGTACCCGCTTGGCACGTCACATAGAGCACTCTCGCCGGAGCAGCAAAAAAAGATAGGTATAACAACCGGGGTAATACGCTTATCAGTAGGTATAGAAGAGCCAGAGGAACTACTTGCTGACCTTGAACGAGGGCTAAGTAAAGTATAG
- a CDS encoding rhodanese-like domain-containing protein, protein MAKSATDLVKEAKQNIENLTPEQVHEELKNGNATLIDIRESEELSQNGKIAGSTHSPRGMIEFHADESLPYHKPEFDKNKRLILHCAGGGRSALATVTLKQMGYNNVAHMDGGYNAWKEAGYPVTE, encoded by the coding sequence ATGGCAAAGTCTGCAACCGATTTAGTAAAAGAAGCTAAACAAAACATCGAGAACCTGACCCCTGAGCAGGTACACGAAGAACTGAAGAATGGTAATGCAACACTTATTGATATCAGGGAGAGTGAAGAACTGAGCCAGAATGGTAAAATTGCAGGGTCTACGCACTCTCCACGTGGTATGATTGAGTTTCATGCAGACGAATCATTGCCTTACCACAAACCTGAGTTCGACAAGAACAAGCGACTGATCCTGCATTGTGCTGGCGGAGGACGTTCGGCTCTGGCAACTGTTACATTAAAGCAAATGGGTTATAACAATGTCGCACACATGGATGGCGGCTATAATGCCTGGAAAGAGGCCGGTTACCCTGTTACAGAATAA
- the atpD gene encoding F0F1 ATP synthase subunit beta, translating to MANIGRITQVIGPVVDVSFAGENAKLPNILDALQVTKDNGQVIILECQQHLGEDRVRTIAMDSTEGLTRGAEVLDLGSPIKMPTGEGIKGRLFNVIGEAIDGIQQPVSEGGLSIHRAAPRFEELATSSEVLYTGIKVIDLLEPYVKGGKIGLFGGAGVGKTVLIMELINNIAKAYAGLSVFAGVGERTREGNDLLREMIESGVIKYGEEFKHSMEEGGWDLTKVDMDELAKSQATLVFGQMNEPPGARARVALAGLTVAENFRDGDGSGAGRDILFFIDNIFRFTQAGSEVSALLGRMPSAVGYQPTLATEMGAMQERITSTKRGSITSVQAVYVPADDLTDPAPATTFAHLDATTVLSRKIAELGIYPAVDPLDSTSRILSADVLGDEHYNTAQRVKEILQRYKELQDIIAILGMDELSDEDKLVVSRARRVQRFLSQPFHVAEQFTGLKGVLVDIKDTIKGFNAIMDGTYDHLPEAAFNLVGTIEDAVAKGEKMLAEAK from the coding sequence ATGGCGAATATTGGCAGAATTACCCAGGTTATCGGTCCAGTTGTGGACGTTAGCTTTGCGGGTGAAAACGCAAAACTACCAAATATTTTGGATGCCCTTCAAGTGACGAAAGACAATGGCCAGGTGATCATCCTGGAGTGTCAGCAGCACCTTGGCGAGGACCGTGTACGTACCATTGCGATGGACTCTACAGAAGGTTTGACCCGTGGCGCTGAAGTGCTTGACCTGGGTTCTCCAATCAAAATGCCGACAGGTGAAGGCATTAAAGGTCGTCTTTTCAACGTTATCGGCGAAGCCATTGATGGTATTCAGCAGCCTGTAAGCGAAGGCGGTCTTTCTATCCACAGAGCAGCCCCTCGTTTCGAAGAACTGGCTACTTCTTCTGAAGTACTTTATACAGGTATCAAAGTAATCGACCTTTTAGAGCCTTATGTAAAAGGTGGTAAAATCGGTTTGTTCGGTGGTGCCGGTGTTGGTAAAACAGTATTGATCATGGAGCTGATCAACAACATCGCGAAAGCTTATGCAGGTCTTTCTGTATTTGCCGGTGTTGGTGAGCGTACCCGTGAAGGTAATGACCTACTACGCGAGATGATCGAGTCTGGCGTTATTAAATATGGTGAGGAGTTCAAGCACTCAATGGAAGAAGGTGGTTGGGACCTTACTAAAGTTGACATGGATGAACTGGCTAAGTCTCAGGCTACGCTGGTGTTCGGTCAGATGAACGAGCCGCCAGGGGCGCGTGCACGTGTGGCACTTGCAGGTCTTACAGTAGCGGAAAACTTCCGTGATGGTGATGGTTCTGGTGCTGGCCGTGATATCCTTTTCTTCATCGACAACATCTTCCGCTTTACACAGGCGGGTTCTGAGGTATCGGCTCTTTTAGGTCGTATGCCATCAGCGGTAGGTTACCAGCCAACGCTGGCAACTGAGATGGGTGCCATGCAGGAGCGTATCACGTCTACTAAGCGTGGTTCAATTACATCTGTACAGGCGGTTTACGTACCTGCGGATGACTTGACTGACCCTGCTCCGGCGACGACTTTCGCTCACCTGGACGCAACTACAGTACTTTCCCGTAAAATTGCTGAGCTTGGTATCTACCCTGCGGTGGATCCACTGGACTCTACTTCACGCATCCTGTCTGCTGACGTACTTGGCGACGAGCACTACAACACAGCACAGCGCGTTAAAGAGATTCTTCAGCGTTACAAAGAACTTCAGGATATTATCGCCATCCTTGGTATGGACGAACTTTCTGATGAAGATAAGCTGGTTGTATCAAGAGCACGCCGTGTGCAGCGTTTCTTATCTCAGCCGTTCCACGTAGCTGAGCAGTTTACAGGTCTTAAAGGTGTTCTTGTTGATATTAAAGACACTATCAAAGGCTTTAACGCGATCATGGATGGTACATATGACCACCTTCCGGAGGCTGCCTTCAACCTTGTAGGTACAATTGAAGATGCAGTAGCGAAAGGTGAGAAGATGCTTGCCGAAGCAAAATAA
- the atpC gene encoding ATP synthase F1 subunit epsilon translates to MYLEIITPDKKVFAGEVDAAQFPGANGSFEVLNSHAPLISTMERGRIRVTTKKGQEFFTVDGGVVEVLNNKIIVLAESVIE, encoded by the coding sequence ATGTATTTAGAGATAATCACACCAGATAAAAAGGTTTTTGCCGGTGAGGTAGATGCTGCACAGTTTCCGGGAGCTAACGGCTCTTTCGAAGTTCTGAACTCGCACGCTCCACTTATCAGCACCATGGAAAGAGGCAGAATCCGGGTAACTACCAAAAAAGGACAGGAGTTCTTTACCGTTGATGGCGGTGTGGTAGAAGTACTGAACAATAAGATCATTGTACTTGCCGAATCTGTGATCGAGTAA
- a CDS encoding prolyl oligopeptidase family serine peptidase, producing MKHILLLLSLCLQTSLLLAQQLEYPTTTKVAVTDTFYNQHIVRDEYRWLEAQNSPEVTKWVDEQNKLSKKHLVKASNQTNAFLAIDKYSYVSVSQNYTKVGNYYFRYYYYNNNGTPALYYKSEMSDKPEQDDLHPLVDPLHISAKDKITLRGFDVSKNSELLAYQFSRNGSDWAEIKVVELKGAIHRKDHLKDVKFSSISWKGNGFFYAAYPNGGNQKIFYHQMGTDQSDDKVIYESANPATTLDFLTTIDERYFVLTVRNEKNGSKTFYYIDYDEQEQSQLKPLLANIRFGLDILGTHNGKFIAQTNHNANFHRLIEIDPANPTNWKVIVPEFEKTAMLETFLSKDRIIVTYLTKGHPLLTVFDYTGKLLYKLDLPVATTIGNFTGSPDDEEILYRYSSFTFPTIVYKFNVKTFERKLTERTTVTYDLDKFEYKYVEYPAKDGTLIPMTLVYEKGLKLNGKNPTLLKTYGGFGAISEPGYSPGLIHFIKNGGVFAFASVRGGGELGSKWAMEGRGKYKQNTFDDFIAGAEYLISSGYTSPEKLATTGASNGGLVVATAAIQRPDLFKAVVPVVAPLDMLRFEKFTIGVFHTDEYGTVTNNEGFKSLINYSPLHNIKDNVNYPAMLIMTSDTDDRVPPLHSFKFAAKLQNSKAQTNPVLLRVEGQAGHYGANGIYSNVREEADIYAFIMQQLSNSK from the coding sequence ATGAAACACATTCTACTCCTTCTATCACTCTGTCTGCAAACAAGCTTATTACTTGCTCAACAACTTGAATACCCAACAACAACTAAGGTAGCAGTTACTGATACTTTCTATAACCAGCATATTGTACGGGATGAATACCGTTGGCTGGAAGCGCAGAACAGCCCTGAAGTTACAAAGTGGGTAGATGAGCAGAACAAGCTTTCAAAGAAACATTTAGTAAAAGCCTCGAATCAAACCAATGCTTTCCTGGCTATAGATAAGTATTCTTATGTAAGTGTTTCACAAAACTATACTAAAGTTGGTAACTATTATTTCCGGTATTACTATTATAACAATAACGGAACACCTGCGCTTTACTATAAATCAGAGATGAGCGATAAACCTGAACAGGATGATCTGCATCCGCTGGTTGACCCGTTACACATTTCTGCTAAAGACAAAATTACACTCAGAGGATTTGATGTATCTAAAAACTCTGAGTTGCTTGCTTACCAGTTTAGCCGGAACGGGAGCGATTGGGCTGAAATAAAAGTAGTTGAGTTGAAAGGTGCTATACATCGCAAAGATCACCTTAAAGATGTAAAGTTCTCCAGCATCTCTTGGAAAGGGAATGGCTTCTTTTATGCAGCATACCCAAATGGTGGAAATCAGAAGATATTCTACCACCAGATGGGCACCGACCAAAGCGATGATAAAGTAATTTATGAAAGCGCTAACCCTGCTACTACCTTAGATTTTCTGACAACAATTGATGAGCGCTATTTTGTATTAACTGTTAGGAATGAGAAAAACGGCTCTAAAACGTTCTATTATATAGATTATGATGAACAGGAACAGTCCCAGCTAAAGCCTTTACTGGCAAACATCCGGTTCGGACTTGATATTTTGGGCACGCACAATGGCAAGTTTATAGCTCAAACCAACCACAATGCCAACTTTCATAGATTAATAGAAATAGACCCGGCTAACCCTACAAACTGGAAAGTTATTGTTCCTGAATTTGAAAAAACGGCTATGCTTGAGACCTTTTTATCGAAGGACAGAATTATAGTTACTTATCTCACTAAAGGACACCCGTTACTTACTGTTTTTGACTATACCGGTAAACTGCTTTATAAACTCGATCTACCTGTAGCGACAACAATTGGAAACTTTACCGGCTCCCCAGATGACGAAGAAATACTTTACAGGTATTCTTCATTTACTTTCCCTACAATAGTTTATAAATTCAATGTAAAAACGTTTGAACGAAAGCTAACTGAACGAACCACTGTAACTTATGACTTAGATAAATTTGAATACAAGTATGTAGAATATCCTGCAAAAGATGGTACTCTTATACCCATGACACTTGTGTATGAAAAGGGTTTGAAACTGAATGGTAAGAACCCTACACTGCTGAAAACCTATGGAGGCTTTGGTGCTATTTCTGAACCTGGGTACTCCCCTGGCCTGATCCACTTCATAAAAAACGGTGGTGTGTTTGCCTTTGCTTCTGTTAGAGGTGGTGGAGAGCTAGGCTCTAAATGGGCAATGGAAGGGCGAGGGAAGTATAAACAAAATACTTTTGACGACTTCATTGCCGGAGCAGAATATCTGATCTCTTCAGGCTATACTTCTCCTGAAAAACTGGCAACTACAGGTGCTTCAAATGGAGGCCTTGTAGTTGCGACGGCAGCAATTCAACGTCCAGATTTGTTTAAAGCTGTAGTACCTGTTGTAGCCCCACTAGATATGTTACGCTTCGAAAAATTTACGATCGGTGTATTTCATACAGATGAATATGGTACTGTAACGAATAACGAAGGCTTTAAGTCGCTGATCAACTACTCGCCGTTGCATAACATTAAGGACAACGTTAACTATCCGGCAATGCTCATCATGACTTCTGATACTGATGATCGTGTACCGCCGCTGCACTCTTTTAAGTTTGCAGCCAAGCTCCAGAACAGTAAGGCCCAGACTAACCCCGTTCTACTTCGCGTTGAAGGTCAGGCCGGTCACTACGGAGCAAACGGCATCTATTCAAACGTGCGGGAAGAAGCTGACATTTATGCTTTTATCATGCAACAGCTTTCAAACAGCAAATAG
- a CDS encoding glycoside hydrolase family 13 protein produces MSSEFVPHWSKTVVWYQIFPERFRNGDKSNDPTVADIKGADPKESPKAWQVHPWGSDWYKLQDYEKKNGEPEMWKHLLRRRYGGDLQGIIDKLDYLQELGITAIYLNPVFQSPSLHKYDGESYHHIDPTFGPDPAGDRKLIATEDPLDPSTWVWTSADKLALKLIREAHNRDMKIIFDGVFNHLGYNSFAFQDVVKNQQNSPYKDWFIIKSWDDPKKGTSFDYEGWFGVKSLPELREDSTGIVAGPKHYIFNATERWMNPKGEGIENGIDGWRLDVAFCVGHPFWKKWRKHVRSINPEAYMTAEIVDTPDKVKPYMQGDEFDGEMNYNFAFASAEFFFNPDAMRISATEYDKRLKELRELYPTGVAYASQNLFGSHDSNRIGSHIVNRGIGNFRDWGKYFNTSVALNNSNYSTRKPQPEDIQLQKLFAIMQMTYVGAPMIYYGDEVGMWGGNDPDARKPMIWDDIKYEDEVFNANGTRHAPDKVEINQSLFNHYKKLVHIRKNNPALQLGTYKTLLADDENDLLVFERNYNGENVIVVINNSSKEAEVKLPELGGKCFKDQLSSNELKKGGRIIVPGKWGLILSSCSE; encoded by the coding sequence ATGAGCTCTGAATTTGTACCGCATTGGTCTAAAACTGTAGTGTGGTATCAGATATTCCCGGAGAGATTTAGAAATGGAGATAAGAGTAACGACCCTACTGTTGCAGATATTAAGGGAGCCGACCCAAAAGAAAGCCCGAAAGCCTGGCAGGTTCACCCATGGGGAAGTGATTGGTACAAACTCCAGGATTATGAGAAAAAAAATGGCGAACCTGAAATGTGGAAACACCTGCTCAGACGGCGCTATGGAGGCGATCTCCAAGGAATAATTGATAAACTGGATTATCTCCAGGAGCTAGGTATTACTGCTATCTACTTAAATCCCGTATTCCAATCGCCCTCATTACATAAGTATGATGGGGAAAGCTATCATCACATTGATCCTACTTTCGGACCGGACCCGGCAGGAGACAGAAAGCTGATCGCAACAGAAGACCCCTTAGATCCATCTACCTGGGTATGGACCAGCGCCGATAAATTAGCTTTAAAGCTGATCAGAGAAGCACACAACAGGGATATGAAAATCATATTTGATGGTGTTTTCAATCACTTAGGCTATAACAGTTTTGCTTTTCAGGATGTCGTAAAAAATCAGCAGAACTCACCTTACAAAGACTGGTTCATTATCAAATCCTGGGATGATCCTAAAAAAGGAACTTCCTTCGATTATGAAGGGTGGTTTGGAGTAAAGTCGCTTCCTGAGCTACGGGAAGACAGTACCGGAATTGTGGCAGGTCCTAAGCACTATATTTTTAATGCTACAGAGCGCTGGATGAACCCTAAAGGAGAGGGAATTGAAAACGGAATTGACGGTTGGAGATTAGACGTGGCCTTTTGTGTTGGCCATCCCTTCTGGAAAAAGTGGAGAAAGCATGTCCGGTCGATAAATCCTGAGGCTTATATGACAGCTGAGATTGTTGATACACCAGACAAAGTAAAGCCCTATATGCAGGGAGATGAATTTGATGGCGAGATGAACTATAACTTTGCTTTCGCATCGGCTGAGTTCTTTTTTAATCCTGATGCTATGCGCATTTCTGCAACAGAATATGATAAAAGATTAAAGGAACTGAGAGAGTTATACCCTACAGGTGTAGCCTACGCTTCACAAAACCTGTTCGGAAGTCATGACTCAAACAGAATAGGCTCACATATTGTAAACCGGGGTATTGGTAACTTCAGAGACTGGGGGAAATATTTTAACACTTCCGTTGCCCTAAATAACTCAAATTACTCCACACGTAAGCCTCAACCCGAAGACATTCAGCTACAGAAATTGTTTGCTATTATGCAGATGACTTATGTTGGCGCACCTATGATCTACTATGGAGATGAAGTAGGCATGTGGGGTGGCAACGATCCTGATGCCAGAAAACCAATGATCTGGGATGATATTAAATATGAGGATGAAGTATTCAATGCGAATGGCACCAGACATGCTCCTGATAAAGTAGAGATAAACCAGTCTTTATTTAACCATTATAAAAAGCTTGTCCATATCAGAAAAAACAACCCTGCTTTACAATTAGGCACCTACAAAACGTTACTTGCTGACGATGAAAATGATCTTCTGGTATTTGAACGCAACTATAACGGGGAAAACGTTATTGTTGTCATAAACAATAGCTCTAAAGAGGCAGAAGTTAAGCTGCCTGAACTAGGTGGCAAATGCTTTAAAGATCAATTAAGCTCCAATGAGTTAAAAAAAGGTGGCAGAATTATAGTTCCGGGTAAATGGGGGCTAATCCTATCTAGCTGTTCTGAATAG